TCGAGCTGCTCATAACCATACATAGCGAGCTACCAAAAGAGCCGAAAGAGCCACTGCATATCTCAGACAATGTCACTCTCAACTCCGTCGCTCCCGACTGGCTGATAGGCAGCGCGCCTCACGGTGCACACCCTCCCAGCCCAGGCTCCTGGCCCGTTGAGGCGCCTCCGCCAGTAGAGGATGCGTGGAAGTTTGGGCTACGGGACAACCAAGGCGCTCAAGCCCCATTGCCATTTACCAACGGGCAAGGGACTAGAATACACGTCGCCATCCTTGACACGGTCCCTGCTAAGATTGATCTCGACGAGGCTTACAAGAGGTGGCAGAACAGTCGTCACTTGATCGACAAGTTATGGGGTCCTAACGGGAAAGTGCAGGTGCACAAAGACATATACGCCGATATTGAATTGATGGATTACAGCCCGGTGGGGCACCACTATTTGATGCCGGATCACGGCTTGTTCGTCGCCGGTATCATTAATGCCATCGCGCCAGAGGCTACATTGCATCTGGTCAAGGCATTCACCCCTTATGGCAGTGGCAGTACAGAAACCATCGCTCAGGGCTTACTGCAGGTGCTCCAGAATCCAGAAATTGGACGTCCGCTCATTGTCAACTGCAGTTTCGGATTGAATATAGACGATAGCTCTCATCTTCCAGCTGAGATTCAGAGTATGATCACGCTGTTTCAGGAGATTTTCAATCAACTCACAAATGAGAAAGATGTTATTGTAGTCGCGGCCGCTGGCAATTATATCGGACAAGTGGGAAGACCACCTGCTAATTATCCAGCCGCCTTTGCTGAAGTGATTGGGGTGGGTGCATTGCCAAAAGGATTCCCTCCAGCGAATGGCCAATATCAAGCGGCCAATTATTCCAATTTGGCTGATGATCCCCCGGACACTGGCTACATGGCATTCGGAGGAGAGCCTGGACCAGGGCAAGGTATGCTGGGCATTTATACCAGCGAGATTCCTGTCTACGCTGAAGGATGCTTGTCGTTTTTGTGGCGAAATTTAACTGGAAGAGGCTTGGATGGCTGGGCTGGGCCGGGCTATTTGCCCCCAAACCCGAAAGCGCTCACGATTGACCGCATTCGATATAAACCGAACACAACAGGCTGGGCCTGGTGGGCCGGCACGTCTTTCGCCGCTCCCATCGTCAGCGGCATCCTGGCCAAATGGTGTAACCAGCAGCAAGCCGTCGGTAATGCTATCACTAGCCGAGATGCCCAACAGGCTCTGAAGCAGTTGTTTCAATCGAACAAAACAGCCGAAGGCGAGATAGTGATCCCTGTAGGGCAACCATAAACTCGCCCCATCGCCAATGTTCATCCACCAGCCCGGAAGCCTCCCTTCCGGGTTGGTGTGTTTAACGCTCCCGTGCTGAAAAAACGAACCGGCCTGCGTTTATTGCCAGTAGAACACGAAGTGCATTCATCTGCTTTGTGACGCGCTGACTTCAGGCAGGGAGGATTTCTGATATGGAAAACACACTTACAGACTCGCGACGCAGTCTCGCCAGAATTGTTATGCTGGTTTTGCTGGCCGAGCTGGTCTTGCGGATTATGCAAGTAGCTATTAGGGGAGCCATAATACCACTGCCAACTTACGCTCCCAGCACTGCCCCGGTGACCTCCCAGCCAACGTTCGTCCGCCTGGAGTGGCTCAGCCAGTGCGACCCGGCCCGGCAGGGGCTGGCGTTGTACACCGTTGGCAACGACCCGTGTCGGCCCGTCCAAATTGCCTCGCTAACCTGGTTGCAGAGTCAACTGACCACAAAGGGCCTGCTTGCTTCAACAGAATATCTCGAATGGGCCGCTGACCCGACGAATACGGCGTGCCAGGCAGTGGTGCTGGCCGGGCCGAACAGCGCACCTAACGGCCGGGTGTGCGCCGACTGGCGCGGCATCTACCGCGCGAACCTGGCCGGGCAGGACTTCGGCAAGCGCCTGCAGTTGTGGAGTGATGGGAATTGGGTGCAGAGCCAGTAGGTTGGCAAAGTTTGGAGCGACGGTGGTGCGGCAGATGATTCAATTCCAAACTGCATCTCTTGATGCGGGAAAAACGGTTGGTCACTCGTTTATAGGGTTGAAGAGTTGTTGATTAGGTTCCTCATCCTGCCAACGCTCACGACGGGTTGGGACTCGACTGACCGCAAAGGAGGCTGTCATGAACACACGATTACCACAAGATGTCTGGGTTTACCGCATGGTCGTTGCGGCGCTGGGCTTGGCCGTGCTGGCCAGTCTCATCGGTGCCATCATGTTGGCGATCGAGGGCCGCCCCACCCCTGAACTCCTCGTCGCCCTCGGCTCGGCGGCAGTGGGCGGTCTGGCTGGCCTGTTGGCCCCTTCGCCGTTGAACAGGCGATAGATCGGACGTATAGCGGCGCCCGCTTTCGAAGCCTCTGGTGAGAGAGATCAGAGGCTTCTTCGTTTTTCTGGGGCTCTGATGCCCGAAAACCGGCGTGGTGTTCGTTTATGAGAGTGAATCGGTTGGAGGTGATCGAGATCACGAGCACCGCGAGGTGAGACCTCCCTCTCCAGACGCCGATGACGAGTCAACCACGTCATAGCTGGAGCAAAACCATGTCTGAGAAAACTGAGCGAGAAAAAACTGACCAGGACTGGGGCCTGAGGTGGTGGGTACGCTACGGATGTGTCCCTGTCACGGTAGCCATCATCGCCGGGATCAGTGCGGTCATAGCTGTCATCTTGACCAGAACCATTCCTGAGGCGTTGGCTGACCGCCCTACGGCCGCCGTCACCTCTAACCCACCTAATATCATCGTGGTGACAGCGACCGACGCACCGACGACTTCGATCGGCCCTACCCCGACTCAGACTGCGCCACCGACGGCAACTCCAACTCCGATACTTATTGGTCAGCATATCGTGAATGGTGGAGATACCCTGTATTGCGTCGGGCGGGCTTACGGTG
This region of Chloroflexota bacterium genomic DNA includes:
- a CDS encoding S8 family serine peptidase; its protein translation is MNNNAAQTHGEPSIKGPEKDSVLKRIWKWLTHQKDEAPPSLQHFLPGKIMLHIKHPADLTQAELAKDIGSFLKQSEEQQWKSQLTPPKPEAILTFPLKDDKGRVLSIVPVRTRDEKQDLVELLITIHSELPKEPKEPLHISDNVTLNSVAPDWLIGSAPHGAHPPSPGSWPVEAPPPVEDAWKFGLRDNQGAQAPLPFTNGQGTRIHVAILDTVPAKIDLDEAYKRWQNSRHLIDKLWGPNGKVQVHKDIYADIELMDYSPVGHHYLMPDHGLFVAGIINAIAPEATLHLVKAFTPYGSGSTETIAQGLLQVLQNPEIGRPLIVNCSFGLNIDDSSHLPAEIQSMITLFQEIFNQLTNEKDVIVVAAAGNYIGQVGRPPANYPAAFAEVIGVGALPKGFPPANGQYQAANYSNLADDPPDTGYMAFGGEPGPGQGMLGIYTSEIPVYAEGCLSFLWRNLTGRGLDGWAGPGYLPPNPKALTIDRIRYKPNTTGWAWWAGTSFAAPIVSGILAKWCNQQQAVGNAITSRDAQQALKQLFQSNKTAEGEIVIPVGQP